The segment GGGGACGCGGGAGACGAAGGGCGCGGGGTCGGACATGGACCCCAGGTTAACGGCTCCCGTCTCCCGCGAAAGTGACTTCGCGTCTTTCAGCCCCGCCGTGCGTGGGTCAGTTGTGCTCGGGGAACGCCGCGGGCTGGCCCGTGCCGCCGTTGCCTTCGGGCTTCGGCCCCGCGTGCTTGTCCGCTTCGGCCTCGCGACCGCCCCCCTTGTGACGGAGGTCCTCGTTCTCGCTCGCGCCCTGGTGAACGACCTGCTTCTCCTCGGGTTTCTTCGCGGCCATGTCGTGCCCCCTGTCGTTGGAAGTGATGCCTTCCAAGATGGGGTCCGGGGTGGGGATTGTCAGCGCAGAGCGAGTCCCTGGCGCCTGCCCGGTCGCTCGCTGGACAGGGGGCGCTCAGGCTTCACGGAGGGCGCTGGCTTCCAGCACCGCGCGGGCCCGCTCCGCCAGGCGGAGGCTGCCTGGGAGCGCCTGGCCCAGCAGCCGGGGCACGCCCACGGCCAGCGCCACCGCGTTGCTGTAGAAGCACCCCTGGGCCCGGGAGAGGTCCGCCAGCGGTACGACGCGCTCCACCACCGGAAGTCCGTCCACGGTCCCCGCGTCCAGCAGCGCCGCGCGCGCGACGCCGGGGAGGCACGGGGCGGTGAGCGGCGGGGTGACGAGCGCGCCGTCGAGCTGGACGAAGACGTTCGCGGTGGGCAGCTCGCAGACCTCGTCCGCTTCGTTGGTGATGAGGGGCAGGCGCGGCAGGAGCGCATGCTGCCGGAACCACGCGAGCCCCTTGTGGTTCACCGTGCGCTCCGCGCGCCGGTACGCTCCGGGCTCCACGCTGTCGAGCACGCGGCCTTCGCGGTGCAGGTCGTCGAAGTCCTGGGCGAGCGCGCGGAAGGTGCAGAGCACCCGGCCATCGCTGACCGCCAGCTTCCCCACGCCGGTGAAGCGCGGGCCCAGCAGCGGATCCGCCTCCAGGCCGCGGCGAAGCGAGTCCCGCACGGCGTCCTCGTGGAGGAGTGCGGGCGCTGGGGCGCGCACGGCGACGGGGAAGGCGTCGAGGCTGGCGCGCAGGCGCGCGAGGTGCCGCGAGAGGAACAGCGGTCGGCCGGCGTCAATGCGGAACGTGGTGAAGAAGCCCGCGCCAAAGAAGAAGCCCTGGGCGAAGTCCTGGAGCCGCAGGTCCTCCCAGCGCTGGACGACGCCATCGACGCAGACGGTGGAGAACATGGGGCTCGCTCGGTTCAGCGTTCCAGGAAGTTCGCGAGCAGGCGGGGGCCTTCGCGCGTGAGGAAGGATTCGGGGTGGAACTGCACGCCCTCCAGGCCCGGCAGCTCGCGATGGCGCAGGCCCATCACCAGGTCGCCGGACCAGGCCGTCACCTCCAGGCACGCGGGCAGGCTGTCGCGGTCCACCACCAGCGAATGGTAGCGCGCGGCGGTGAAGGGCTGGGGCAGGCCGCGAAAGACGCCCTGTCCCCGGTGTTGGACTTCGGCCGTCTTGCCGTGCACCGGCACGGGGGCGCGCACCACCTTCGCGCCGAACACCTGCCCGATGCCCTGGTGCCCCAGGCACACGCCCAGCAGGGGCACGCGGCCCGCGAAGGCGCGGATGACGTCCAGGGACACGCCGGCCGCATCGGGTGTCTTCGGCCCGGGCGAGATGACCACATGGCTGGGCCGGAGCGCCTCCGCCTGCGCGACGGTGATGGCGTCGTTGCGCACGACGTGGAGCGTGGCCCCGAGCGCACCCAGGGCCTGGACCAGATTGAAGGTGAATGAGTCGAAGTTGTCGATGAGGAGGATCATCGCGGCCTCGTGCTCGCGGCCAGGGCGAGCAGCTGGGAGCGGGCCTTGTTGAGCGTCTCCTTGTATTCGCGCCGGGGCTCCGAGTCGTGGACGATGCCGCCGCCGACCTGCGCGTACGCGCGGCCGTCCTTCACCACCACGGTGCGGATGACGATGTTCAGGTCCAGCCCGCCCGCGAAGCTGAAGTAGCCGAGCGAGCCCGTGTAGAGCCCGCGCGGGTGGGGCTCCAGCTCGGTGATGATCTCCATGGTGCGCAGCTTCGGCACGCCGGTGATGGTGCCGCCCGGGAACAGCGCCCCCACCACGTCGAGCGGCTCCACGCCGGGCGCGAGCTGCCCGACGACCTCCGACTCGATGTGGAGGACGTGCGCGTATTCGATGATCTCCATCAACCGGGTGACCTCCACGGTGCCGTACGCGCAGACGCGGCCCAGGTCGTTGCGCTCCAGGTCCACGAGCATGGCGTGCTCGGCCTGCTCCTTCTCGCTGGTGCGCAGCTCGTGCACGAAGCGCGCGTCCTCCTCGGGCGTGCCCCGGCGGCGGGTGCCGGCGATGGGGCGCGTGGTGGCGCGGCCGTCCTCCACGCGCACCAGCCGCTCTGGCGAAGCGCTGACGACCTGGAAGCTCTCCGCTTCGAAGTAGCTGGCGAAGTGGACGGGGCTCGTCACGGACAGCGTCTCGTAGAGGGCCAGCGGGTCGCCCGGGAAGTCCACCTCCAGGCGCTGGGAGAGGTTGACCTGATACGTGTCGCCCGCGCGGATGTACTCGCGCACGCGCTCCACCGCGAGCAGGTAGGCGTCCTGCGTGAAGTTGGAGCGCCAGGCCGGAAGCGGCAGGTCCGGAGGCGGGGGCGCGGGGGGCGGCGTGGCGACGGCGGCGCGCACCTGCGAGGCGAGGAGGTCCAGGCGGCGTGAGCAGTCCTCCCAGTCCGCTCCCGTGGCCACGGCGTGCACGGTGTGCTCCAGGTGATCCACCACCAGGAACGTGTCCACGAAGTGCAGCGCGATGTCGGGCACGCGCAGGTCGTCGTGGGGGTGGTGGGGCAGGGCTTCGAAGAAGTGGCTGGCCTCGTAGGAGAAGAAGCCCACCGCGCCGCCACAGAACAGGGGCAGGCCCGGGAGGCGGAGGCCCTTCCACCGGCGGAGCAGGCCGCGCAGGACGGTGAGGGGCGCGCCGTCCTGGAGAACGCCGTCGACCTGGCACTGCGCGCCCCGGGCGGTGAAGCGCAGGAAGGGACAGGCGCCGAGGAGGGAGTAGCGGCCCTCGCTGCTCGTGCGGGTGCTCTCCAGGAGGAAGCGGTCGCCCGCGGGCAGGGCGCGCAGCAGGTCCACGGGCCGCGCTGCGCCCACGTCCAGGGGCCGCGCCAGGGGCACCTGGGTGTAGCCCTGGGCCACGAGCGCGTCGAAGCGGGCGCGGTCCAGCGAGGGGAGGGGGGAAGCGGGAACGGCCATGCGGAATCCGTTCCTAGCAGGAACCGCCCCCGTCCCGAACTACAGCGCCTCGTCCTT is part of the Corallococcus soli genome and harbors:
- a CDS encoding aminotransferase class IV, with protein sequence MFSTVCVDGVVQRWEDLRLQDFAQGFFFGAGFFTTFRIDAGRPLFLSRHLARLRASLDAFPVAVRAPAPALLHEDAVRDSLRRGLEADPLLGPRFTGVGKLAVSDGRVLCTFRALAQDFDDLHREGRVLDSVEPGAYRRAERTVNHKGLAWFRQHALLPRLPLITNEADEVCELPTANVFVQLDGALVTPPLTAPCLPGVARAALLDAGTVDGLPVVERVVPLADLSRAQGCFYSNAVALAVGVPRLLGQALPGSLRLAERARAVLEASALREA
- a CDS encoding anthranilate synthase component II; the encoded protein is MILLIDNFDSFTFNLVQALGALGATLHVVRNDAITVAQAEALRPSHVVISPGPKTPDAAGVSLDVIRAFAGRVPLLGVCLGHQGIGQVFGAKVVRAPVPVHGKTAEVQHRGQGVFRGLPQPFTAARYHSLVVDRDSLPACLEVTAWSGDLVMGLRHRELPGLEGVQFHPESFLTREGPRLLANFLER
- a CDS encoding anthranilate synthase component I family protein produces the protein MAVPASPLPSLDRARFDALVAQGYTQVPLARPLDVGAARPVDLLRALPAGDRFLLESTRTSSEGRYSLLGACPFLRFTARGAQCQVDGVLQDGAPLTVLRGLLRRWKGLRLPGLPLFCGGAVGFFSYEASHFFEALPHHPHDDLRVPDIALHFVDTFLVVDHLEHTVHAVATGADWEDCSRRLDLLASQVRAAVATPPPAPPPPDLPLPAWRSNFTQDAYLLAVERVREYIRAGDTYQVNLSQRLEVDFPGDPLALYETLSVTSPVHFASYFEAESFQVVSASPERLVRVEDGRATTRPIAGTRRRGTPEEDARFVHELRTSEKEQAEHAMLVDLERNDLGRVCAYGTVEVTRLMEIIEYAHVLHIESEVVGQLAPGVEPLDVVGALFPGGTITGVPKLRTMEIITELEPHPRGLYTGSLGYFSFAGGLDLNIVIRTVVVKDGRAYAQVGGGIVHDSEPRREYKETLNKARSQLLALAASTRPR